The following proteins are co-located in the Hevea brasiliensis isolate MT/VB/25A 57/8 chromosome 11, ASM3005281v1, whole genome shotgun sequence genome:
- the LOC110660968 gene encoding aldehyde oxidase GLOX1-like yields the protein MANAIKSLFILPLFFVSGFSHIWSQPKAFELFNQKHILGPHELFGNPFGNPEDYKKVKVPDDFGTPINNGEDVAVPVPTKRQRGSADTPNWAALGYKGAWELVSQNSGVSAMHAILLPKIDKVLMYDATIWKISKLPSPNGHCRVLNKTTGEKDCWSHSVLFDINNSELTPLELHTDTWCSSGGLDIDGNLVSTGGYQGGANTVRYLGTCKGCNWREYPTALADRRWYSTQATLPDGGFIVVGGRDAFSYEYIPAEGKSNAKPFFFDFLRQTSDPEENNLYPFVFLSTDGNVFIFANSRSVLLNPKSNKIVRELPVLPGGHRSYPASGMSALLPIKLHADNQKVVPAEVLICGGSAHKDSYSKAEKQIFYTALQDCARIKITDKNPVWKRELMPTPRIMGDMMILPSGEVLILNGAERGASGWGFAREPNFTPVLYNPRAKRGERFTELAPSTIARMYHSVSAVLPDGKVLVGGSNTNNGYIYDAMYPTELRIEKFSPPYLNAALAGKRPVIVRVSGRLTYGGNVGVQIKLNGFQVLQKDLKVTIYAPAFTTHGVSMNQRHIDLGLKRVQSNDKTGIHDIMAVTPPSSTIAPPGYYMLSVVFQGVPSVAQWVQIK from the exons ATGGCAAACGCAATCAAATCTCTCTTTATTCTCCCCCTGTTCTTTGTTTCTGGTTTTTCCCATATTTGGTCACAACCAAAAGCCTTCGAGCTCTTCAACCAGAAACATATACTAGGGCCTCATGAATTGTTCGGAAACCCTTTTGGAAATCCTGAAGATTACAAGAAAGTGAAAGTACCTGATGATTTTGGgactcccattaataatggtgaaGATGTTGCAGTCCCAGTACCTACTAAGCGCCAACGTGGTAGTGCTGATACTCCTAATTGGGCAGCTCTTGGATACAAAGGGGCATGGGAGCTGGTTTCTCAGAATTCAGGCGTCTCAGCCATGCATGCAATCTTGCTTCCTAAAATTGACAAGGTCTTGATGTACGATGCCACCATTTGGAAGATATCAAAACTCCCATCACCTAATGGACACTGTCGTGTTCTTAACAAAACCACAGGTGAAAAGGATTGCTGGAGTCACTCAGTATTGTTCGACATTAACAACTCAGAACTTACTCCTCTCGAG CTCCACACAGATACTTGGTGCTCGTCAGGAGGCCTCGACATTGATGGGAATCTAGTGAGCACTGGTGGGTATCAAGGGGGTGCAAATACAGTTCGATACCTGGGCACCTGCAAAGGCTGCAACTGGAGAGAGTACCCAACAGCACTAGCAGATCGTAGATG GTACTCAACACAAGCAACATTGCCAGACGGTGGATTTATCGTGGTTGGTGGCCGAGATGCCTTCAGCTACGAGTACATTCCGGCGGAAGGAAAATCCAACGCCAAACCTTTCTTCTTCGATTTTCTCCGTCAAACCAGCGACCCGGAGGAGAACAATTTGTACCCATTTGTCTTCCTGTCCACCGACGGCAACGTCTTCATCTTCGCCAACAGTCGCTCTGTCCTGCTCAACCCCAAGTCTAACAAGATTGTCCGCGAGTTACCTGTCCTCCCTGGGGGACACCGCAGCTACCCCGCCTCTGGAATGTCCGCTCTCCTCCCAATAAAACTTCACGCCGATAATCAAAAGGTGGTCCCTGCGGAAGTCTTGATTTGTGGTGGTTCCGCACACAAAGATTCATACTCTAAAGCAGAGAAACAAATATTCTACACTGCACTTCAAGACTGTGCAAGAATTAAAATCACAGATAAAAACCCTGTTTGGAAGAGAGAACTCATGCCAACACCTCGCATTATGGGAGACATGATGATTCTTCCGTCAGGAGAGGTCCTCATACTCAATGGTGCTGAAAGAGGAGCTTCGGGATGGGGCTTTGCCCGAGAACCAAATTTTACCCCAGTTTTATATAACCCAAGAGCCAAGAGGGGCGAAAGGTTCACTGAGTTAGCACCTTCCACCATTGCCAGAATGTACCATTCAGTCTCTGCGGTTCTGCCAGACGGAAAAGTCCTAGTGGGCGGCAGCAACACCAACAATGGCTATATTTATGACGCAATGTATCCTACTGAGCTGAGAATCGAGAAATTCTCTCCACCTTACCTGAATGCTGCTCTGGCGGGGAAGAGACCAGTGATTGTGAGGGTGTCGGGCAGGCTTACCTATGGAGGCAACGTAGGAGTCCAAATCAAGTTAAATGGATTCCAAGTGCTGCAGAAAGATCTCAAAGTGACAATCTATGCTCCTGCTTTCACTACCCATGGAGTTTCCATGAATCAAAGACATATAGACTTGGGATTGAAAAGAGTGCAGAGCAATGACAAGACAGGAATCCACGATATCATGGCGGTCACACCACCAAGCAGCACCATTGCTCCTCCTGGGTATTATATGCTCTCCGTTGTTTTCCAAGGAGTCCCCAGCGTTGCCCAATGGGTGCAGATCAAATGA